The Nocardia arthritidis genome has a window encoding:
- a CDS encoding cellulase family glycosylhydrolase — protein MPQLHVVRRAVLGVAIAAVMVFLPNGYGVADPQTTTAATPIRGAGKWFTDSSGRVVVFHGENVANKRPPYLPSATGFGAPDAQLLADEGFNAVRMPIMWEAVEPQPGRYDDGYLADIASTVGVLHDHGIGVEIEFHQDLWSSAIGGEGAPPWATLTNGAPDTSHDLVAANLGNPAFWNATENFFANAPGPDGIGIQTRFLRMWQHVAAYFKGKPGVVGYGPLNQPPAGPAFLPCLANVCPPPIMDSLRAFNRNVSDAIRSTDPDTPIWLSGIITTNYGTTADLGAPPVGNTVYGFNVYCVVQALQGGGSGGCDPQWKSDVNQAEVYSGAVGIPPVVTEFGATGDRGALVGNLDLFDQGRLGWFNWTYLGGDPATVAKNPDDQAIVVDAHLPRTPGNVRESNLDALVRPYPKLTSGTPIEWNYNVATQEFTYRWDTGRADGGGRFPDGAITVISAPHRPYPGGYHVRIAGGRQVSGQNAADLRIAACPGAGQVSVTIMAGGGPDQSGC, from the coding sequence ATGCCGCAACTCCACGTGGTCCGAAGGGCTGTGCTCGGCGTCGCCATCGCGGCAGTAATGGTATTTCTGCCGAACGGTTACGGAGTCGCGGATCCGCAGACCACGACCGCGGCCACGCCGATCCGCGGGGCCGGGAAGTGGTTCACCGACAGTTCCGGTCGTGTGGTCGTATTCCACGGCGAGAACGTGGCGAACAAAAGGCCGCCCTATCTGCCATCGGCCACCGGATTCGGCGCACCCGACGCCCAGCTGCTCGCCGACGAGGGCTTCAACGCGGTACGGATGCCCATCATGTGGGAGGCCGTCGAACCCCAGCCCGGCCGCTACGACGACGGATACCTCGCCGACATCGCGAGCACCGTCGGTGTGCTGCACGACCACGGCATCGGTGTCGAAATCGAGTTTCACCAAGACCTGTGGTCGAGTGCGATCGGCGGTGAGGGCGCACCGCCCTGGGCGACGCTGACCAACGGCGCACCCGATACGTCCCACGACCTGGTGGCGGCCAACCTGGGCAATCCCGCGTTCTGGAACGCGACCGAGAACTTCTTCGCCAACGCCCCCGGTCCGGACGGCATCGGCATTCAGACCCGCTTTCTGCGGATGTGGCAGCATGTAGCGGCGTATTTCAAGGGCAAGCCGGGCGTTGTCGGCTACGGCCCGCTCAACCAGCCGCCCGCGGGTCCGGCCTTCCTGCCCTGTCTGGCGAATGTGTGTCCGCCGCCGATCATGGATTCGCTGCGCGCCTTCAACCGCAATGTCAGCGACGCGATCCGGTCCACCGACCCGGATACTCCGATCTGGTTGTCCGGCATCATCACCACGAACTACGGCACCACCGCGGATCTCGGCGCGCCCCCGGTCGGGAACACCGTGTACGGATTCAATGTGTACTGCGTGGTCCAGGCGCTGCAGGGCGGCGGAAGCGGTGGCTGCGATCCGCAGTGGAAATCGGATGTCAACCAGGCCGAGGTCTACTCCGGTGCGGTCGGTATCCCGCCGGTGGTCACCGAATTCGGCGCCACCGGCGATCGGGGCGCGCTGGTGGGCAACCTCGATTTGTTCGATCAGGGCCGACTCGGCTGGTTCAACTGGACCTATCTCGGCGGCGATCCGGCTACCGTCGCGAAGAATCCGGACGACCAGGCGATCGTGGTGGACGCGCACCTGCCGCGCACGCCGGGCAACGTGCGCGAATCGAATCTGGACGCGCTGGTGCGGCCGTATCCGAAGCTGACCTCCGGCACCCCGATCGAGTGGAACTACAACGTCGCCACGCAGGAGTTCACCTACCGGTGGGATACCGGGCGAGCCGACGGCGGCGGACGATTCCCCGACGGCGCGATCACCGTCATCAGCGCCCCGCACCGTCCGTATCCGGGTGGATATCACGTGCGGATCGCCGGTGGACGTCAGGTATCGGGACAGAACGCCGCGGACCTACGGATTGCCGCATGCCCCGGTGCCGGTCAGGTGTCGGTGACGATCATGGCGGGCGGTGGACCGGACCAATCGGGCTGTTGA
- a CDS encoding glycosyltransferase, with translation MSQILVFTRPSKGHLYPLVPVLGELSARGHRITAETLPGSQNVLNPLGITVRELPESLTRDDLDDGAQSSPQAALSAAMHALVRHIPDEITAIEAAVDAVRPDALIVDMTSIGAQIYAAASGLPWASWSPMLLPIPSRCVPPFGPGLTPMRGPLGRIRDAVVQTKMDRLWDEVLPQINAARLDHRLPPLRHTFDYLAQPPLMLNFTAQPFDDPRDDWPTEVQQIGPGLWAPPATRPAWLDEIDRPLAIVTCSTEFQDDGALAQIAMDALSDSGMYTVVTAGAVDPSSFSVPANARVEAFLPHHLLLDRTAVVVSHGGMGITQKALAAGVPVCVVPFGRDQREVARRVVTNKAGVWVPKKKLTVTGLRAGIERAQRCAPGARRVAAGFAAAGGPTRGADLLEYHFAGRLRTHRQPEPESRSVPDRNVA, from the coding sequence ATGAGCCAAATACTCGTCTTCACGAGACCATCCAAGGGTCACCTTTATCCACTAGTTCCCGTACTGGGTGAATTGTCGGCTCGGGGGCACCGGATCACCGCGGAAACCCTCCCCGGCAGTCAAAATGTCCTGAACCCACTCGGCATCACCGTCCGGGAACTGCCCGAGTCGCTGACCCGGGACGATCTCGACGACGGCGCGCAATCGTCCCCGCAGGCCGCGCTCAGCGCCGCCATGCACGCCCTGGTGCGCCACATCCCGGACGAAATCACGGCCATCGAGGCGGCGGTCGATGCGGTACGACCCGACGCGCTGATCGTCGACATGACATCGATCGGCGCCCAAATTTACGCGGCCGCAAGCGGTTTGCCGTGGGCGTCGTGGTCACCCATGCTGCTGCCGATACCGTCGCGGTGCGTTCCGCCGTTCGGGCCGGGGTTGACGCCGATGCGCGGCCCGCTCGGCCGGATCCGCGACGCGGTCGTGCAGACGAAGATGGATCGGTTGTGGGACGAGGTGCTCCCCCAGATCAATGCCGCACGACTCGACCACCGGCTGCCACCGCTGCGGCACACCTTCGACTATCTGGCGCAACCTCCGCTGATGCTGAACTTCACCGCGCAGCCCTTCGACGACCCGCGCGACGACTGGCCCACTGAAGTCCAGCAAATCGGCCCGGGTCTCTGGGCGCCACCCGCGACCAGGCCGGCTTGGCTCGACGAAATCGATCGGCCGCTGGCCATCGTCACCTGCTCCACCGAATTCCAGGACGACGGCGCCCTGGCACAGATTGCCATGGACGCGCTCTCCGACAGCGGGATGTACACGGTGGTGACCGCGGGCGCGGTGGATCCGTCCTCGTTCTCGGTACCGGCAAACGCCCGCGTCGAGGCGTTCCTGCCGCACCACCTGCTGCTGGACCGCACGGCCGTAGTGGTATCCCACGGCGGTATGGGCATCACCCAAAAGGCTTTGGCCGCAGGCGTTCCCGTATGTGTCGTGCCGTTCGGGCGGGACCAGCGCGAGGTCGCCCGCCGAGTGGTCACCAACAAGGCGGGCGTCTGGGTGCCGAAGAAGAAGCTCACCGTCACGGGGTTACGTGCCGGTATAGAGCGAGCGCAGCGGTGCGCGCCGGGAGCGCGACGGGTAGCGGCCGGATTCGCGGCCGCGGGCGGACCGACCCGGGGCGCGGATCTGCTCGAATACCACTTCGCCGGACGGCTGCGCACGCATCGGCAACCGGAGCCCGAATCACGATCCGTCCCGGATCGAAACGTCGCGTAA
- a CDS encoding MFS transporter: MIGQQSRRRWWILGAVCLAALLIGVANNIVNVGLPAMSAQLGTTTATLQWVVDAYIMCLAGLLLVGGYLADRYGRRRMLIIGLLLFAAASAGAAAAHGFDGLVAARAAMGVAAALIYPATLAIIASVFTDRSEKAFAVGLWSAISGIAVASGPLIGGLLLAHFWWGSVFLVNLPLVAITLAATVFAVPESRSATRTPLDLVGAGAAITGIALLLWAIISGPQRGWSDPLVVAAFLAASIVLIGFYYRERRNRFPLLDVRLFANPRFTVASWSITTAFFGLVGFSFMITFYFQTIRGYSPLQAGLAIVPYALVVAAMAPLALALTRRIGTKYVVVAGLSSMSAGFLVATRIELDTPYDGPILLAICLMAVGLAFTTGPATDALLNTVPPERAGVASSVNDTTRELGAALGVAVLGSLLSWTFRADLGRAWSKLGVPQAVIEHGQTSATAALAQAVGAPATHTAQLAFIHGLHVGAYTAAAIAAAGAVLALVMLPHFDRIERGATEFAVSGAPVSAEPIKSAR; the protein is encoded by the coding sequence ATGATCGGCCAACAAAGTCGGCGCCGATGGTGGATCCTCGGGGCAGTCTGCCTCGCCGCACTGCTCATCGGGGTTGCCAACAACATTGTCAATGTCGGACTGCCCGCCATGAGCGCGCAACTCGGCACCACCACCGCGACACTGCAGTGGGTGGTCGACGCCTACATCATGTGCCTGGCCGGACTCCTACTGGTCGGCGGCTATCTCGCGGACCGGTACGGCCGCCGCCGCATGCTGATCATCGGCCTGCTGCTGTTCGCGGCGGCGTCGGCCGGGGCCGCCGCCGCCCACGGTTTCGACGGGCTGGTGGCCGCGCGTGCGGCGATGGGTGTCGCGGCCGCGCTGATCTACCCCGCCACCTTGGCCATCATCGCCTCGGTGTTCACCGACCGCTCGGAGAAGGCGTTCGCCGTCGGGCTGTGGTCGGCGATATCCGGGATAGCGGTCGCCTCCGGTCCGCTGATCGGTGGTCTGCTCCTCGCTCATTTCTGGTGGGGCTCGGTATTTCTGGTCAATCTCCCGCTCGTCGCGATCACCTTGGCCGCAACGGTTTTCGCGGTGCCCGAGTCGCGCAGCGCTACCCGGACACCGCTCGATCTGGTCGGCGCGGGTGCGGCGATAACCGGGATCGCACTGCTGCTGTGGGCGATCATCAGCGGACCGCAGCGCGGCTGGTCCGATCCCCTGGTCGTGGCGGCCTTCCTCGCCGCGAGCATCGTGCTGATCGGCTTCTACTATCGGGAGCGGCGAAACCGGTTCCCGCTCTTGGATGTCCGGCTGTTCGCCAATCCACGTTTCACCGTCGCGAGCTGGTCCATCACGACCGCGTTCTTCGGTCTGGTCGGTTTCAGCTTCATGATCACCTTCTATTTCCAGACCATCCGCGGCTACAGCCCGTTACAGGCGGGGCTCGCCATCGTGCCGTACGCGCTCGTCGTCGCGGCAATGGCGCCGCTCGCCCTTGCGCTCACCCGCCGCATCGGTACGAAATATGTTGTGGTCGCCGGACTTTCGTCGATGAGCGCGGGATTTCTGGTAGCCACTCGAATCGAGCTCGATACACCGTACGACGGTCCGATCCTGCTCGCCATCTGTTTGATGGCCGTCGGGCTGGCGTTCACCACCGGTCCGGCGACGGACGCATTGCTGAACACGGTGCCCCCGGAACGCGCGGGGGTGGCTTCTTCGGTCAACGACACCACCCGTGAGCTCGGCGCCGCACTCGGCGTCGCGGTCCTCGGTTCGCTGCTGAGCTGGACCTTCCGTGCCGATCTCGGTCGCGCCTGGTCGAAACTCGGTGTCCCGCAAGCGGTTATCGAACACGGTCAGACCTCGGCGACCGCGGCGCTGGCACAGGCCGTCGGCGCGCCCGCGACGCACACTGCCCAGCTCGCCTTCATCCACGGTCTGCACGTCGGCGCGTACACCGCCGCCGCCATCGCGGCGGCGGGCGCGGTGCTGGCTCTCGTCATGCTGCCGCATTTCGATCGAATCGAGCGCGGTGCAACAGAATTCGCGGTCTCCGGCGCTCCCGTATCCGCCGAGCCCATCAAATCAGCGAGGTGA